GGATGGAGACGAGCTAATGAAGCTTCCCCTGCTCCCTCAATTGTTGCCTACATGTTGACCGGTGTGCTGAAATCAACAAGAGCAGATCGAAGGCGAGCAGCCATCCAGCAGTGAGAGAGCTCTCCAGCTGACTTGCTCACTCACTCATGTTGGATGTGTCGGGGATTTTTGAGCTCTAAACTCCTGAACTGCAGTTATTGTAAAATTCACAGATGTCAGACTTGCTTTATTCcaagttctgtttttattttgaagtgccAGCATGCACTGTCAATGCTCTGTAGGGAGTCATGCAGACTTCAAAATGccacttttctgaaaatgtttagaTTTTACAGAAGGCAGAAAAACCGACAGCCAGACCTCACCAGCTGTTCtaacaaagtgaaatcaaaCCTACACACAAACCCAAGAGGAGGATAGTGAAGGATTCAATTTTTGTCCACATAtccattgaaaatatttttatgcCAGTCCCAAACACAAATGAACCTGCTACTGTGACTACTTTACACACTCTTGTTTGAGTAACATTACCAGAAAGAGAATTACACTGCCCAGAAGTTTTAATGCATACACACGTATCTGTGAGAACTAGAAGCTGGCCAAAcaatagagatagagagatcaAGACCTTTTTGACGTGGTCTGTTTTGTGTCCCACAGTTAGTAATGTGACAACACAAATGTAAGAATGAATTCAGATTATTATTTAAGTGTTCCAGCTGACGAGATCTGTAACAGTTGTTTTAGTGGTCAAAGCCTGGTGGAGCTGATTGGTCGGGTTTGGGAGAGCTGAGACAGGATGACGGAAATGTTTAACAGGCTATTGATTACACACTGCTGGATAGAAGCATCCATAAGAGGAAAGCAATGGCCTGGAGTGCCTATTGATGATATAATGACTAGCAAATGTTTCTTCAAATACTCGGGCCTACCTTCACAATTGGTGTTTAAAGAAACAGAGGCTTGTGGTGAGAGTCTATAAAAAGTTATCGCTCctctctaaaaaaacaaagaataaagatCACTTCTAAAGTCTGACTCTGGAACAATCTTGAACAGGAACTTTTGGAAGAAATATCCTCAACTCTATGAAGAAACTTTGGGCCgaaaaggcttctttttttattactatacAGCCTCAGAGAAATTGTGACTTCTGATTGGAAAGGCTGACTTTACCTTACGGATGGCCTCGTAGACAGCTCGAAAAGCTGGCTGCTTATCATCATGGTAAACTCCCCTGTTACCATGGAGAATGAAGACACCTTCTTGTTCAGCCTGTTGACAGTTGCTGCCATAAATACAGTGGTCTGGACGGTAGTTCCACTGGCATGGGAACACATAAAGGCTTTctgtaacacacaaagagacaggaTTGGTTTAATAAGGATAAGCCAAAAGAGCCATGTTAATTGTTCAATTGCTGGTTGACGTCCAACACAACAAATGTCTCTCATTAAGCCATTACTGTGTCATTAGCTAATTGCTAATATAActttcttttccaaaaaaaatggGTTACACAAACCTGGATTTTGGTTAAATATGATGTTAAGCAGGTCCTGGTCCCCCCAGGTGATATTGAGTTTATACTTCTGGAGAAGGGGCATCAGAATTTCTTCCCACTTTAGTGCAACTGCTGTCATGTCATTCTAGATGGAAAGATGTGGCAATAAAGAGGGCATTATCATTTTGCATGAATAAAACCTGCAATtccaaaagaaaatgtatcGTTGCTTGACTCAGATCAGCTCAATGAAACTGTACAGCTGTCTTGAAAGAACATGCTCATTTTGGCAGTTTAGAAAGAAATACAACAGTGACCTCAGCTGGTCGACCATGGTGGTACAGCTATTTCTGAGGTTTCCCTCAGTATGTCTATTTTTCAACGCCGTTCTTCCAAACACCACTGGATGTTACGATCATTAACCAGTGTACTATGGAATCTCAAAATCACTTGATTATATGACATTTTACTTCATAGATGAGGATTATTATTTACAGCTTATCTAAAGTTGTTTACTGACAGAGCCTACAGCCAATGGCGTGTAGTTATGGGAACATCAACACTGAGCCACTTTCATaacattcaagttttttttgcaaatgcttGAGTAGTACTACTTTCAACCAAGCTCTTATCCATATTATTTAATGCCTTGTGCTCGTGATGATACACTACTCTATTCAATGATcaagatgttctttttttttttttttttacacaaagcaGCCACAAATGATAGGTACTTAAATAATGCAAATAATGATACAAGAACAAATTCAGCTGCAATTACCTTAAAAAAATGCTCCCTGAGACGTGTCATGTTCATGAGCATGACCCCTGAGTTGATGCCTGTCTTGCCATAGTAAGGGTGGCGGGCAAAACGATTGTACCAGCCGATGCGAGGCTCCTCGTGCTCTGGAGCCATGGCAGCTAAGTGGCTCGAATTGAACTTAGAAAGGAGTGCCCAGATGTCCTCTACTGGCTGCAGGAAAAGGATATCTGTGTCCACATAAATTAAAGAATCCACCTCCTTCAAGATCAGCTAGAAAgcaaaagggaaaaacaaacaaatgaacactTTGTATCAATAAGTAATCATTACACATAATAGTtataaatggtaaattgacttggACTTGTACAGCgctttcttgtcttctgacaaAAGCACTTTACACTACATGTAACTTTcgcccattcacaccacattcacatactgatgtgCACTGTTCATAGTAACATCTGCCAACTGCCCAAAAGTACTAGTCCATTCACATAAATTTACACCATGCTGGCATAGCAGCAGCAGTGCCAGCGATTTGGGGTTCAATGTTTATCCCAAAGACACTTTGGCAAGTGACATCAGGAACTAGAAAGAAAACCCTCTGGTTGAAAGACGACTGACTATAACACTGAGCCCCAGCCCCAAATTCAAAGTACGACTGTAAACATACTGGCAGGAAAAGTCTCTGAGAGGCACAAGGTTTGAAGAGCTTCTTCCACTCCTTTGGATTCTCACAGGGAAACGTGATAGGGTAGATTGTGAAGTCAAACTTGGTCTGAACTATGGTGGGCCAGGAGTCCAActtaagaaaagagaaacacaaaaaatgtgacCATTAGAAATATTAAGTGTAGGTTTttcaaatgcacattttaagtAATTACAGTGGTATAAAAGTAAGGTTTTATCTTCAACTATTTATGCAGCAAATGAGAATGTTCATCAAAAGGAGCCTTTAACTTGCTTGTGCAACGGTTGAAATAATAACTTTGTGATGTAATTATATACTAAAAAAAGGCCACTACAAGTATGTTAGATTTCTGTTGCTGGGGGAAACACTTACAGCATTTCTAAAGCTATCATGCAGGTCACCCTCAGCAAAGATGTGAAAGTGCAGAGGCTTTTTGCTGAGGAGAACAGCGGACTTCAACATGGTGAGAGTCTCCTCGAGCCTGGGGCCACAGGCCACCACAGCCAAGTGACttctcccagagcctgacctccCCCTAAGAGCAAAGACAAAGTAACATGAATATGAGTCATCAACACCAGCTTTTACACTCACAACATCGAAACACTGTCAGGTGTAGAACAGAGCAAAGTAATGGAGACATCTGCAGGCTTAGTTGACTGGTCCTCAGCTCTGTATGGCTGGAACTACCAATGGGTTTAATAAAAGGATGTACATTACAAGGTCAATAACTTGTGCTTTGTGATGCCTCGACACACTCCTGgcaaagtttgaaaatatttattgtacTTGGTCCCCCATTTCAAGGATCACTTGATCACTTTTTCAATGCCCCTGTATCCAAGGCATTATATTGCaatctttatgtattgttatcataacaaatgtaattaATTTAGTTATGGCCTTAGGTTTTAACTCAAATAAGAAGATAACTTTTGCTAAATGCTACGCTAggtttttataacataacaatgagtaaggtggTCTTACACCTGCTTTTTgcaacataacaatgagtacggtctttttatctgctcttttgtaaagtatctggagataacacttgttatgaattggcactattcAAATAAAGATCGATTGATAACACTTTAGTagacaaacagaagaaagcCTTAAGAGCACAAATTAATTATTTCTGCCAATACTTGGACTTCGTATCAAGGAGTAGGCTACTATCCTGCCCATGACATTATTACTCACTCTGTGAAGGattaaagatgatttaaaaaaaggaatctgTGATAAGATTACAGGCACGTTAATAAAGCAAAAGTTATTGTCACTCCAATGACAAGTAAAACAGAGATCTAAGATTGAAGCTGAGCCTCAAAGTACACAGGATCAAACAGCTTTTACATTAAAATTCAAACTgagcagaacattttttttttttaatgtattttaattttttatttgatgccctttattttatgtgttgttttctaATCTTGCTTAAAAGACAttgcttttaatgttaaaaaatgttcaatgtaaaagaaaaagaggtgtTGTCTCACTGTCAACTGTGTTATTATACACTGTTTTCTGCACAAGCTTGGACGACGTGGCATTCTTCGTGCCATACTTTGTGGTTACAGGCATAACTATTTTGTCTATAATGTATGGGGTGTGCCATGTGTCTGAGATATAGATGAGAAATTTAATTTGTGGccaatgtgtgttgtttgttctgttgtactgtttgaattgtctgtatgtgtgtttaaaagtacaataaaaatatatatatataaaaaaaattaaaaaaaagaattcaaacTGAGCTGTCAGCATGCTGTAGTCCTGCTTGTTTTTGTGAAGCTCAAGTTACAAGGTACCCTATGAAGCAGCACTAGGCCTAGCTCTTACTTTGAATACTGGAGCTagaaagaaaagttaaagaagTTTAAGTCAATTGATTCAATGAAGATGCACAAAATCCTTCATACCTAAGAGGTGATTCCAAAAAGCAGTTCACTCCACAAACATCAGCAGGTAGTCTCCAATATGGATTCCAGTAAGAAACTGACTGTGATATACACctgacagaataaaaacattatctTTTGGATCTGAAAATCAATTTCTTGGATATCAGAACTATATGTTTATAGTATGTTTAATCCCCTACTGTTAGTGTAACAGAATTAACATTAATGGTAATCTCTAATTGGCTAACAGGTGGTTAGTTAGCTGATAGGTTAAAACAAGATGAGACAAGAACTGCTGAACAAAATAAACTTTGCTAAACAtgaatgcaaaacacaaaaactgaaacCACAAATGTGGCTCATGTAACATTTCGACTCGTTAGCTACCAAGAGCTAGCTCGGTGTCACAGGTTATCTATATGCCATTAaggttttaaagaaaacattttaaatcgcCCACCATAACAGAAGCGTTGAAGGAAACTGTAAATGTAGCGAGGACTTACACAGTCGAGGTAAATTACTAACACATATGAAAGGAAGTTAAGGCTAAGCTACCTGTCGACCTCTCCGTCACGGTCGCGAAGGCCTTCCAGTCCTGGCATTTTCCTGAGAAGCTGCCCGGTGTCATGCCTGCTCCTTTGGGGTATCCCATGTTCTTTCAGGCGCCTACTGTCTCTGTCCTCCAAGGTGTCGGCTAGCTGGCTGAATACATACAGCATTGAAAAGAAGGTGAAAACCAGGCACAGGATTAATGCGTGAAGGTAGCATCGCATTTTGTGTTTcaagttttaagttttaaacgctagctgaacattttttttgtgtctattATTGCCAGCACCCGTCGTACTAGCAGTTCACTTATCTATCTTATAGTCTAAATTAAGTCATGAGGTAAAGTCAAGGACACTGTTGGTGTTTACAATTTTCCGCCCCACCCACTTCTTCTGATGCACGTGTATTTCTGTATGGTCAAGCATCTGTCACTACAGGGTGTGTGTAGTTGACAGCTActgtaaatcacattttatgaTTCTTAAACTAACCCTAGACTATCGCAGCTTGCAAAAACTGTCAGCTCTGAGCATGATATGCTACAACAATGTATCACAAAGAATAGGGGACTTGCACTAAACGGAGATGGGCCAAATCCAACTCATGTTatagtaaaaaaacaagttgtgaaAGTATGTGACCTCCACTCAAACATCTTCTTGTGTTGAACACTTAAGAAGTATCAGCAACATATGcttcaaaagaaaaactatGACTGGATTTGTAAGCAGTTCTACAATGTTACTGTTGGATTGTTTAATGAATAACATTACTGAGCTACCCCAAAGTTGTATTTCAGAAGCAGTAATCATTAATAAGCCTAAATATAGCCTAAATGAAGTCATGAGGTAAAGTCAAGGACACTGTTGGTGTTTACAATTTTCCGCCCCACCCACTTCTTCTGATGCATGTGTATTTCTGTATGGTCAAGCATCTGTCACTACAGGGTGTGTGGAGTTGACAGCTActgtaaatcacattttatgaTTCTTAAACTAACCCTACAGACTATCCTAACGACCAGGCAGCTTGCAAAAACTGTCAGCTCTGAGCATGATATGCTACAACAATGTATCACAAAGAATAGGGGACTTTCACTGTCCGGACTTAGGGTCAAACATTCTGGGGAAAAAACTGGCACTAAACGGAGATGGGCCAAATCCAACTCAtgttatagtaaaaaaaaacaagttgtgaaAGTATgtgacctgaaaaaaaaaagtaaatgtccTCCACTCAAACATCTTGTGTTGAACACTTAAGAAGTATCAGCAACATATGcttcaaaagaaaaactatTACTGGATTTGTAAGCAGTTCTACAATGTTACTGTTGGattgtttaatcaataacatTATTGAGCTACCCCAAAGTTGTATTTCAGAAGCAGTAATCATTAATAAGGAAAAGAAGTATGTGACGTTTGTTACGTCTGTCCTTCATGATACATATCCGTCATGGTGTAAAAAAAGATTGCAATTTGCgagcataaaacaaaacaatcattaaCCAAGGAAATTAGGAAGCAAATAATCATAGAGAACTTTCTTGTCCCAACAGATGAGCTGTAAGAATTCCATGCATGCATCTTGCAAACTGCTCCTtttcataaacaaaaatgtaaacatctaCAAAGTGTCTAcaacttgttttatttaacattatttgACAATATAAACCATTCTATAGATTATACCATGTTCAACTCTAACGAGAGAAGGAGAAGCATTTCATTATTCATATGTTACACAGTAAAACAATGACTGGCACCCAATGGCATACAATAAGAGCAGGAAAATGCCAATTGCCAACAGTCTGAGGCCACTAAATGTTATCATGAACACAGGATGCCATTAAGTGCAAATAATGATAACATAAGTCAAGGATAAACTAAAATTCTGAGGTGACTCCTTCATATTTTGTCTGTGCAGCAACCTTAAACTGAGTGTGGTGCTACTGTATCACTGAGGTGTTCGAACACATTTCACCACAGCACGTGGCAGTTTTCAATGACATCTGGGACTTGATGCTACAGTTCCTCTTGTCATTTCATCATGTTAGATCTTtttgcaacacttttttttttacctgggcGTACAGCTAATGTCCTCACTCTGGAATTCTTTCATTGAAAAATACAACCTCAAATGGAAATGA
This genomic interval from Labrus mixtus chromosome 4, fLabMix1.1, whole genome shotgun sequence contains the following:
- the LOC132972742 gene encoding glucoside xylosyltransferase 1-like isoform X1; translated protein: MRCYLHALILCLVFTFFSMLYVFSQLADTLEDRDSRRLKEHGIPQRSRHDTGQLLRKMPGLEGLRDRDGEVDRCISQSVSYWNPYWRLPADVCGVNCFLESPLRGRSGSGRSHLAVVACGPRLEETLTMLKSAVLLSKKPLHFHIFAEGDLHDSFRNALDSWPTIVQTKFDFTIYPITFPCENPKEWKKLFKPCASQRLFLPLILKEVDSLIYVDTDILFLQPVEDIWALLSKFNSSHLAAMAPEHEEPRIGWYNRFARHPYYGKTGINSGVMLMNMTRLREHFFKNDMTAVALKWEEILMPLLQKYKLNITWGDQDLLNIIFNQNPESLYVFPCQWNYRPDHCIYGSNCQQAEQEGVFILHGNRGVYHDDKQPAFRAVYEAIRKYQFGENMETTLLEPLEASLKSTRNTYCGRASHLFTKKLKQSIMSVQQDVTER
- the LOC132972742 gene encoding glucoside xylosyltransferase 1-like isoform X2, coding for MRCYLHALILCLVFTFFSMLYVFSQLADTLEDRDSRRLKEHGIPQRSRHDTGQLLRKMPGLEGLRDRDGEVDRGRSGSGRSHLAVVACGPRLEETLTMLKSAVLLSKKPLHFHIFAEGDLHDSFRNALDSWPTIVQTKFDFTIYPITFPCENPKEWKKLFKPCASQRLFLPLILKEVDSLIYVDTDILFLQPVEDIWALLSKFNSSHLAAMAPEHEEPRIGWYNRFARHPYYGKTGINSGVMLMNMTRLREHFFKNDMTAVALKWEEILMPLLQKYKLNITWGDQDLLNIIFNQNPESLYVFPCQWNYRPDHCIYGSNCQQAEQEGVFILHGNRGVYHDDKQPAFRAVYEAIRKYQFGENMETTLLEPLEASLKSTRNTYCGRASHLFTKKLKQSIMSVQQDVTER